The genomic DNA ACAGGATAGACAGGCCGAGCAGGCCGATGGCGACCACACTCATACCCATGACCGAACCGGCGCGGAAAGAAACTTTCAGACCATGGTTCAGGCTGACCGCTGCGGCTGCGGCGGTGCGGGAGTTGGCGCGGATGGCGATACTCATGCCGATGTAACCTGCCAGACCGGAGCTGATGGCACCGAAAACAAAAGCCAGTGCTACTTTCCAGCCGAGGTCAGGGACGACAATCAGTACCAGGGTGACTATCGCGACGAAGATTGCGAGTATCCTATACTCGCGTCCAAGGAAGGCCAGGGCTCCCTCTTTGATGGCAGCGGCGATTTCCCGGACTTTAGCGTTACCTTCATCCTGGCTAAGTACGAACTTGGCCAGGAATCCGGCGAGCACCAGTCCCAGGACCGCACTGCCGAGGGCTAGAATAATTGGGTCCACTAGTTCAGATTCCTCCTTTTATTATTTTGCTCTCTATTTAAGCCTATCGTTAAGCGCACCCAGTTGACCTTCCAGGCGCTTCTGCTGGAGTGACAGAGTCAGGTCGCTGCGGGTTTTTTCCAGAATACCCCGCGCCACATCGGTACTGCGGCGCAGGTTACCGGTAATGGCATCGGGAAAATCCATGGTGACCAGTATCTCATAAATTGAGTCCATGATGCCAAGCAGTTCTTCCGACCGCGACATATCGCCCTGGCGCAGGCCGTCAAGGATATAGCGGCGTAATTCACCGACGACCTCGGACATGCCGTTCAGGTAGGCGGCGGAATCAACACTGAGGTCTTCCGGAGCCGGAATCGGTTGTCCGTTGATGACGGCCAG from Dehalogenimonas sp. W includes the following:
- a CDS encoding haloacid dehalogenase, which codes for MTQDFAERLDRIAAGIRIAFSEKDAAREKSLPLSREAIRFCSLSIRAIHRQQLTEAEEALNKADGLLQEAAASIKACDELSNISFFRDAQKEYAEGRITLAVINGQPIPAPEDLSVDSAAYLNGMSEVVGELRRYILDGLRQGDMSRSEELLGIMDSIYEILVTMDFPDAITGNLRRSTDVARGILEKTRSDLTLSLQQKRLEGQLGALNDRLK